The Natrinema pellirubrum DSM 15624 region GAACCAGTCGTAGCCGGCCCGCCAGTCGAGCAGGAGGTCCTTGGTCAGAAACGAGGCCACGAGCATCCGCACGCGGTTGTGCATCCATCCCTCGGCGTGGAGTTGGCGCATCCCCGCGTCGACGATCGGACACCCCGTTTCGCCGGCCTGCCAGGCCTCGAGCGCATCGGGATCGTCGCGCCACTCGATCTCGTGTTCGTAGCCGCTGAAGTCCTCGGTGACGGTCTCGGGATTGAACGCGAGGACGTGGGCGTAGAACTCCCGCCAGGCGAGCTGGCGCTGAAATTCGCGGACGCTCTCGCGGTCGTCACCGGCGGCCCGTTCGGCAGCCTTCTCGGTCGCCGCGTACAGTTCCCGCGGACCGATCGTCCCCCACTTCAGATGCGGCGAGAGCCGCGAGGTGCCGCTCTCGGCCGGGTAATCGCGTCGGTCCGCGTAGTCGTATATCGGCCCCGAACAGAAGTCGGCGACCCGCTCTCGAGCCGCCGCCGTCGTCACCGTCGGCGGTGTCGCCTCGGGGTCGTCGAACCCGAGGTCCGCGAGCGTCGGGATGGGCTCGCCCGAGACGGCCGCGAGGTCGGCCGCCGCGGGTTCGGGAGCCGGCTCGCGTTTGTCCCGGTCGCGCCACTTCTTCCAGAAGTAGGAAAATACCGAGTAGTGATCGCCCTGATTGGGCGTGATCGAGCCCGGTTCGTGGTGGATCGCGTCGTGGACCGATTCCGCAGCGATGCCCTCGTCCTCGAGGGCCGCCCGGACCGCCCGGTCGCGCTCGCGTGCGAGCCCGCTGTAGTCCTCGTTCCAGACGACCGTCGTCGCGTCGTGTTCGGTCGCGACCTCGGGAACGGCCGCGCTCGCCTCCCCGCGGACGACCAGCAGGTCGCTCCCGCGCTCTCGGTACTGTGACCGCAGGTCCTCGAGGGCCTCGAGCAACGTCGCGACCCGGACGGGCGAGGCGTAGTCGAGGACCGTCGGATCGAGAACGAACAGCGGAACGACCGGCTCGTCGGCGGCCGCGGCGCGTGCCAGTCCGCGGTTGTCGTCGGGCCGGAGATCCCGGCGGTGCCAGAAGACGTTCACGGTCGCAGTCGGGACTCGAGGACCGAAAGCGTGGGGATGGCGGCGAGGCGGGCGTCTCTCGTCCTCGAGGGTGCGCGCCTATCATTGGCTATGATAGTCATGAACAAGAGACTATAATCGATCGCTAAAAGTAGTCGTTACCAGATTATAGTGTTCCAATGAACGTCTTTTCATCGAGTATATGTGAGCCATAACAATATCTCGGTGTGTCGATGCTCGAGCCGTGGAACCCGTTCCGTCTCGGCCGCGGCGGCCGGTCCCGACTGACCGGTCGCGGTCGCGCCGGGGAACGGCCACGACAGACAGCTATGAAACTCGCACTCATCGGCTTCGGTCAGGCAGGCGGGAAGGTCGTCGACGAGTTCCTGGCGTTCGACGAGCGGATCGGCGGCGGCTTCGTCGAGTCCGCGATCGCGGTCAATTCCGCGACGACGGACCTGAAAGGGCTCGAGCGCGTCCCGGAACGGAACCGCGTCCTCGTCGGACAGGCCCGGGTGAAAGGCCACGGCGTCGGCGCGGACAACGAACTCGGTGCCGAAATCGCCGAGGCGGAC contains the following coding sequences:
- a CDS encoding cryptochrome/photolyase family protein, whose translation is MNVFWHRRDLRPDDNRGLARAAAADEPVVPLFVLDPTVLDYASPVRVATLLEALEDLRSQYRERGSDLLVVRGEASAAVPEVATEHDATTVVWNEDYSGLARERDRAVRAALEDEGIAAESVHDAIHHEPGSITPNQGDHYSVFSYFWKKWRDRDKREPAPEPAAADLAAVSGEPIPTLADLGFDDPEATPPTVTTAAARERVADFCSGPIYDYADRRDYPAESGTSRLSPHLKWGTIGPRELYAATEKAAERAAGDDRESVREFQRQLAWREFYAHVLAFNPETVTEDFSGYEHEIEWRDDPDALEAWQAGETGCPIVDAGMRQLHAEGWMHNRVRMLVASFLTKDLLLDWRAGYDWFRRKLADHDTANDVGGWQWAASTGTDAQPYFRVFNPMKQGREYDPDAEYIREYVPELADASPAEIHGWHELSDAERKRIAPDYPAPIVDHAARREQAIAMFERARDDDS